A single window of Leptospira dzoumogneensis DNA harbors:
- the mnmA gene encoding tRNA 2-thiouridine(34) synthase MnmA yields the protein MSKGKIIVAMSGGVDSAVTAGLLMEQGYEVIGVNLRTWEYEAPACDTTKKSCCSPEDIRDARDVGLSLNIPFYVIKMEKLFQEKVIDRFVNDYMEGKTPNPCVECNTFVKFGALFEKAQALGIDKIATGHYANIVEIDGRYAVSNAQDMNKNQAYYLYGLSQENLKNTVFPLGGMTKPEVREIARKMGLPVAEKAESQEICFIPENDYRKFLAKKNIDFTPGVFKLQNGQVIGEHSGKENFTIGQRKGLGIAWKAPLYVISIQDDGTVVLAEERQTFVESFIVEDLNLQAWAPILGTESSECRVQVRYRSRPIRAKVVRNENFIQVFPLEEVKGVAPGQSAVFYPNDSDYLLAGGIIRKGSVTTYEKSGTGILQNLELGEGVLP from the coding sequence ATGAGTAAGGGTAAGATCATAGTAGCGATGAGTGGAGGGGTGGACAGTGCCGTCACTGCAGGCCTACTCATGGAACAAGGTTACGAAGTGATCGGGGTCAACCTGCGCACCTGGGAATATGAGGCTCCTGCCTGCGATACCACTAAAAAATCATGTTGTTCTCCGGAAGATATTCGAGACGCGAGAGATGTTGGTCTCTCCTTAAATATCCCTTTTTACGTGATCAAGATGGAGAAACTTTTCCAAGAGAAGGTCATAGACAGATTTGTAAACGATTACATGGAAGGGAAGACCCCGAATCCTTGCGTGGAATGTAATACTTTCGTGAAGTTCGGTGCATTATTCGAAAAGGCGCAAGCATTAGGAATTGATAAAATAGCTACCGGGCATTATGCGAATATCGTAGAGATAGACGGAAGATATGCAGTGTCCAATGCCCAGGACATGAATAAAAATCAGGCATATTATCTATACGGTTTGTCCCAAGAGAATCTGAAAAATACAGTTTTTCCTTTAGGCGGAATGACTAAACCTGAGGTGCGCGAGATCGCGCGTAAGATGGGACTTCCGGTGGCTGAAAAAGCGGAATCCCAAGAGATCTGTTTTATTCCTGAAAACGATTACAGAAAGTTTTTAGCAAAGAAGAATATAGACTTCACTCCCGGAGTTTTCAAATTACAGAATGGACAAGTGATCGGAGAACATTCCGGAAAAGAGAACTTCACCATAGGACAAAGAAAAGGTTTAGGTATCGCTTGGAAGGCGCCTTTATATGTGATCTCCATCCAAGATGACGGAACAGTTGTTTTGGCAGAAGAGAGACAAACCTTTGTGGAATCTTTTATAGTAGAAGATCTGAATCTACAAGCCTGGGCTCCCATTTTAGGAACGGAAAGTTCGGAATGCAGAGTGCAAGTGAGATACCGTTCTCGTCCTATCAGAGCAAAAGTAGTACGTAATGAAAACTTTATACAAGTATTTCCTTTGGAAGAAGTGAAAGGTGTGGCTCCAGGCCAATCCGCAGTTTTCTATCCGAACGATTCCGATTATTTACTCGCAGGCGGGATTATCCGAAAAGGAAGTGTGACCACTTACGAAAAATCGGGTACCGGTATATTACAAAATTTGGAATTAGGAGAAGGCGTTCTTCCGTGA